CATGGCCCAGATCGAGCACATGCGCCTGTGTTGCGTCGAAGCGGCCCAGGAATTGGGCGGGAATTTTGATTTCAGCCACGAAATCTCCTACCCGGCCATGGACGTTCCCGCCGACAGCAAACTCCTGCACCGCGCCCTGCACGCCTGCAACGACCTGAACCTGACCGCGGCGGTCAAGGGCACGGGCGGCGGCAGCGACGCCAACATCTTCGCCGGCCAGGGCCTGTCCTGCATCAACCTGGGCATCGGCATGAGCAGGGTGCACACCACGGATGAATTCATCCGCGTCGACGACATGGTAAAAGCAGTGCAACTCACGGCGGCCCTGATGCAGCGGTAGGAGTCCGGGAGGTTCCGAGATGCGGCCCGCGGCCTGCTGTCGGCATGGCCCTCGGCCCCGCCGGAACTCCTTCACCGGCCTCGTAGAGTTGAATCGCTGCGTGCAGGGCGGACAATCAGTACAGTGCGGCAGGCAGCGTTCAACAAACGATGCCTGGCTCAGTCAGACAGCCGACGAGGCCGAGGGCCATACCGACAGCAGGCCTTGAGGAACTGGCGGACGACATCATTCTTACGGCCGCATGTAGGAAGATGATGAATTAATCCCTGAGGACGATTGCAGCGATCTTCCGTTCATAACGCAAACGGGCGACCCTTGGGCCGCCCGTTTTGTTTTTGCGAGATATGGCGCTTCAGCCTAACCGAGTTTTTTGGCCAGCAGCTGGTTGACCAGCCCCGGATTGGCCTTGCCTTTGGATTTCTTCATGACCTGGCCGACAAAGAAGCCAGTCAGTTTCTTGTCTCCGCCCTTGTATCGCTCCACTTCGGACGGATTCTCGGCCAGGACTTCGTCGACCAGGCCTTCGATGGCCGAAGTGTCCGAAATCTGCACCAGGCCCTTGGCCTTGACGTAGGCCTCGGGGTCACCGCCGGTCTCAAACAGTTCCTTGAACACGTTCTTGGCGATGGTGCCGCTGACAAGTCCGTCATCGACCAGCTTGACCAGCCGGGCCAGATCCTGGGCGCGGAGCTTGCATTCGGCCAGCGTCGCGCCGCGATCGTTCAGTTCGCGCATGACCTCACCCATAACCCAGTTCGAAATCTTCTTGGGCTCATTGTAGGCCGCAAGCGCGGTTTCGAAATAGTCGGCCACCTCTTTCTCCGCAGTCAGCACCAAGGCGTCGTATCCGGGCAGCCCGAGCTCCTCCTGAAAACGGCGACAGCGTGCCTCGGGCAGCTCCGGCAACTCGCTCCGCCACTTCACCATCTGCTCTTCCCCGATAATCAGGGGCAAAAGGTCCGGGTCCGGGAAGTAGCGATAGTCATGAGCCTCCTCCTTGCCGCGCATGGAGCGGGTCACGCCCTTGGCCGTATCAAAGAGGCGGGTCTCCTGCACGACCTGCTCACCGTCCTCGACCAGATCGATCTGGCGCTCCACCTCGTACTCGATGGCGCGCTGGATGTTACGGAAGGAGTTCATGTTTTTGAGTTCCGCGCGAGTGCCGAACTCCTCCTGGCCGCGCGGGCGGATGGAGACGTTGGCGTCGCAGCGAAAGCTGCCTTCTTCGAGGTTGCCGTCGCAAATGCCGAGGTAGACCAGGATGGCGCGCAGGCTTTTCAGGTAGGCCACGGCCTCCTCGGCCGAGCGCATGTCCGGTTCGCTGACGATTTCAATCAGCGGCACCCCGGCCCGGTTCAGGTCCACGTAGGAGGCGTTGTCCGTGGCGGAGTGAATGTTCTTGCCCGCGTCGTTCTCCATATGGATGCGGGTGATGCCAATGCGCTTCTCACCCTTTTCCGTATGAATGACGATGTGACCGTGCTCGGCCACGGGCAGCTCGAACTGCGATATCTGGTAGCCCATGGGCAGATCGGGATAAAAATAGTTCTTGCGCGCGAAAAGGGACCGGCGGTTGACGGTGCAGTCCACGGCCATGGCCAT
This DNA window, taken from Desulfomicrobium sp. ZS1, encodes the following:
- the gatB gene encoding Asp-tRNA(Asn)/Glu-tRNA(Gln) amidotransferase subunit GatB, with the translated sequence MRDYEVVIGLEVHAQLRTKSKIFCSCSTQFGAGPNENTCPVCTGMPGMLPVLNARAVEYAVKMAMAVDCTVNRRSLFARKNYFYPDLPMGYQISQFELPVAEHGHIVIHTEKGEKRIGITRIHMENDAGKNIHSATDNASYVDLNRAGVPLIEIVSEPDMRSAEEAVAYLKSLRAILVYLGICDGNLEEGSFRCDANVSIRPRGQEEFGTRAELKNMNSFRNIQRAIEYEVERQIDLVEDGEQVVQETRLFDTAKGVTRSMRGKEEAHDYRYFPDPDLLPLIIGEEQMVKWRSELPELPEARCRRFQEELGLPGYDALVLTAEKEVADYFETALAAYNEPKKISNWVMGEVMRELNDRGATLAECKLRAQDLARLVKLVDDGLVSGTIAKNVFKELFETGGDPEAYVKAKGLVQISDTSAIEGLVDEVLAENPSEVERYKGGDKKLTGFFVGQVMKKSKGKANPGLVNQLLAKKLG